In a single window of the Hippocampus zosterae strain Florida chromosome 6, ASM2543408v3, whole genome shotgun sequence genome:
- the gas1a gene encoding growth arrest-specific protein 1a — protein sequence MTPLRALACTAAMATFGALARPLRRSPGPLTCVLLLAALSAASPPRDGRLICWQAIFNCQNEPECNYAYEQYLRACDPVLKGQKKCPSHCISSLVQLNLTRNGPSLETCSCERDKLCARTKLAIEPCLPRTTSSGCTEARWQCLRDPPCNSAFLDYMKHCGKLFSGKLFSGPVCSGACRDVIATMRKIPKGQQLDTCMCDGNERSLCEYVKSNMKLRCFDAPQAEEGSGSHDDYDAEDNDDDDDADAADVDYWHEPESGASRAEVRWVSTLLPASILALATLF from the coding sequence ATGACTCCGCTGCGAGCTTTAGCGTGCACCGCCGCCATGGCAACCTTCGGCGCTCTGGCGCGGCCTCTCCGCCGCTCGCCGGGCCCGCTAACGTGCGTGCTTTTGCTCGCGGCGTTGTCCGCCGCCTCGCCGCCCCGCGACGGGAGACTGATCTGCTGGCAGGCCATCTTCAACTGCCAAAATGAGCCCGAGTGCAATTACGCCTACGAACAGTACCTGCGCGCCTGCGATCCGGTGCTGAAAGGGCAAAAAAAGTGCCCCAGTCATTGCATCTCGTCCCTGGTGCAACTCAATTTAACCCGCAACGGACCCTCGCTGGAGACCTGCAGCTGCGAACGCGACAAGTTGTGCGCGCGCACCAAGCTGGCCATCGAGCCTTGCTTGCCCCGGACTACCAGCTCCGGGTGCACGGAAGCCCGTTGGCAGTGCCTGCGAGACCCGCCGTGCAACTCCGCCTTCTTGGACTACATGAAACACTGCGGCAAACTTTTCAGCGGCAAACTTTTCAGCGGGCCCGTGTGCAGCGGCGCGTGCCGCGACGTGATCGCCACCATGCGCAAAATCCCCAAGGGCCAGCAGCTGGACACTTGCATGTGCGACGGCAACGAAAGGTCCTTGTGCGAGTATGTCAAGAGCAACATGAAGCTGCGATGCTTCGACGCACCGCAGGCGGAGGAGGGCAGCGGCTCGCACGACGACTACGACGCGGAGgacaacgacgacgacgacgacgctgACGCCGCCGACGTGGACTACTGGCACGAGCCGGAGAGCGGAGCTTCCCGAGCGGAGGTCCGCTGGGTTTCGACCCTCTTGCCCGCGTCCATTTTGGCTCTCGCGACCCTCTTTTGA